A window from Oreochromis aureus strain Israel breed Guangdong linkage group 16, ZZ_aureus, whole genome shotgun sequence encodes these proteins:
- the slc12a8 gene encoding solute carrier family 12 member 8 isoform X1: MLGIIILNHENAAMETLPAGWTVYTCEQERAETGLLKGESDDTKANTHVQDLFHEDAKGFQQLSQPWWRIKVFVWEPVLFGTWDGVFTTCMINIFGVVLFLRTGYLVGNTGVLLGMVLVSMVVLVALVTVMSGIGVSEHCGVGSGGIYSMISTILGGRVGGTVGLLYVFGQCVAGAMYITGFSESVADLLGLQTQWAVRCMSAAVLLALLGINLAGVKWIVRLQLLLLAVLAISTLDFVIGTFTHLDPEHGFIGYSAGLLSSNTMPDYTTGENFFTVFGVFFPAATGVMAGFNMSSDLQRPEHNIPVGTLAAVFTSWFLYLVFVFLLGAICTREALRYDFLIAEKVSLVGFLFLLGLYISSLASCMGGLYGAPRILQCIAQERVIPCLAFLGRGKGPNKTPVAAIFLTSLVTMAFIFIGQVNILAPIVTINFMLTYSFVDYSYFSVAMISHLQNKDKRDTALLGKRNQRRSTRHSSTSLIQANLPNYGSDGGSLQSKGTLLEFTRDMDQIFPPVSNVDSGAEKTCMQEMNNTSKSRKATAKQKLMDSFGLDSNISVSSEEKEEGTSSASLEEEDQGPGGGGELKAGEEPQITGYTNVGHVEQDLPAETHNYSTGTGGKAEHQSFEIQPKHNSFYAKFCNRWIALIGALSSILIMFVIQWVYALTNITFALLLFFYIGKTSPGLPRGIAAQFSFFTWFKSTLSSICRRKGSPRDEIVVTPSLSGTLGLKTKQLTEENADFASRHRYHQSSFIRADNMVQPPFH, from the exons ATGCTTGGCATAATCATCTTAAaccatgaaaat GCTGCAATGGAAACCCTGCCAGCCGGTTGGAcggtgtacacctgtgagcaggAAAGAGCTGAGACAGGCCTGTTGAAGGGAGAATCTGATGACACtaaagcaaacacacatgtTCAAGATCTGTTCCATGAAGATGCAAAG GGTTTTCAGCAGTTGAGTCAGCCGTGGTGGAGGATCAAAGTATTTGTGTGGGAGCCGGTGCTTTTTGGCACCTGGGATGGAGTCTTCACCACCTGCATGATCAACATCTTTGGTGTGGTTCTGTTCCTGCGTACTGGCTACCTGGTG GGGAACACAGGAGTGCTGCTTGGGATGGTTCTCGTCTCCATGGTTGTGTTGGTTGCTTTAGTGACAGTTATGTCGGGAATCGGTGTGTCTGAACACTGTGGTGTTGGGAGTGGAGGAATCTACTCCATGATCTCTACCATCCTAGGGGGAAGGGTCGGGGGCACTGTTGGCCTCCTTTATGTGTTTGGGCAG TGCGTCGCTGGGGCGATGTACATCACAGGGTTCTCCGAGTCGGTGGCAGATCTGCTGGGTCTTCAGACTCAGTGGGCGGTGCGCTGCATGTCAGCAGCAGTGCTGCTAGCCCTGCTTGGAATCAACTTGGCTGGTGTCAAGTGGATTGTCAGACTTCAGCTGCTCCTCCTGGCTGTTCTGGCCATCTCTACCCTGGACTTTGTCATTGGCACATTCACACACCTTGACCCAG AGCATGGTTTCATTGGTTATTCAGCTGGGCTGCTCAGCAGCAACACTATGCCAGATTATACCACTGGAGAAAACTTCTTTACAGTATTTGGGGTTTTCTTCCCTGCTGCTACAG gGGTTATGGCAGGCTTCAACATGAGCTCAGACCTTCAGCGACCTGAGCACAACATCCCCGTGGGAACACTAGCAGCTGTCTTCACCTC GTGGTTCCTGTATCTGGTCTTTGTCTTTCTCCTGGGGGCCATCTGCACCAGAGAAGCTCTACGCTATGACTTCTTGATAGCTGAAAAG GTCTCCTTggtgggtttcctctttctgctggGCCTCTACATCTCCTCCCTGGCTTCCTGCATGGGCGGCCTGTATGGAGCACCCAGGATCCTTCAGTGCATCGCCCAGGAGAGGGTCATTCCCTGTCTGGCCTTTCTGGGAAGAGGG AAAGGCCCAAACAAGACCCCGGTGGCGGCTATCTTTCTGACGAGCCTGGTGACGATGGCCTTCATTTTCATCGGCCAAGTTAACATACTGGCGCCCATCGTCACCATCAACTTCATGCTCACCTACAGCTTTGTCGACTACTCCTACTTCAGCGTGGCCATGATCTCCCACCTTCAGAATAAAGATAAGAGGGACACCGCCTTATTGGGCAAAAGAAACCAGCGCAGGTCCACCAGGCACAGCAGCACGTCACTGATTCAAGCCAATCTTCCAAACTATGGAAGTGATGGTGGGAGTCTGCAGAGTAAAGGCACTCTGCTGGAGTTCACTAGGGACATGGACCAGATATTTCCACCTGTGTCAAATGTGGACTCTGGAGCTGAGAAGACCTGCATGCAAGAGATGAACAACACATCCAAGAGCAGAAAGGCTACTGCTAAGCAGAAGCTAATGGACAGCTTTGGTTTGGACTCGAACATCAGTGTTTCCtcagaagagaaagaagaggggACAAGTTCTGCTTCACTAGAAGAGGAAGACCAGGGGccaggtggaggaggagagctCAAGGCTGGAGAGGAGCCTCAAATCACAGGCTATACAAATGTTGGTCACGTTGAGCAGGATTTGCCTGCTGAGACTCACAATTACAGCACAG GCACTGGAGGTAAAGCAGAACACCAAAGCTTTGAAATCCAACCCAAGCACAATTCCTTCTATGCAAAGTTTTGTAACCGCTGGATCGCTCTCATTGGG GCATTGAGCTCCATATTGATTATGTTTGTTATTCAGTGGGTTTACGCCTTAACAAACATAACATTTGCCTTGCTGCTCTTCTTCTACATCGGGAAAACAAGTCCTGGACTACCAAGAG GAATTGCAGCtcagttcagctttttcacgTGGTTCAAATCGACACTGAGTAGCATTTGCAG GAGAAAAGGATCACCCAGGGATGAGATCGTAGTGACGCCCTCTTTGTCTGGGACTCTGGGGCTGAAAACCAAGCAGCTGACGGAGGAAAACGCTGACTTTGCCTCTCGTCACCGCTATCATCAATCGTCGTTCATCAGGGCCGACAATATGGTCCAACCACCATTTCACTGA
- the slc12a8 gene encoding solute carrier family 12 member 8 isoform X2 gives MAGKTAAMETLPAGWTVYTCEQERAETGLLKGESDDTKANTHVQDLFHEDAKGFQQLSQPWWRIKVFVWEPVLFGTWDGVFTTCMINIFGVVLFLRTGYLVGNTGVLLGMVLVSMVVLVALVTVMSGIGVSEHCGVGSGGIYSMISTILGGRVGGTVGLLYVFGQCVAGAMYITGFSESVADLLGLQTQWAVRCMSAAVLLALLGINLAGVKWIVRLQLLLLAVLAISTLDFVIGTFTHLDPEHGFIGYSAGLLSSNTMPDYTTGENFFTVFGVFFPAATGVMAGFNMSSDLQRPEHNIPVGTLAAVFTSWFLYLVFVFLLGAICTREALRYDFLIAEKVSLVGFLFLLGLYISSLASCMGGLYGAPRILQCIAQERVIPCLAFLGRGKGPNKTPVAAIFLTSLVTMAFIFIGQVNILAPIVTINFMLTYSFVDYSYFSVAMISHLQNKDKRDTALLGKRNQRRSTRHSSTSLIQANLPNYGSDGGSLQSKGTLLEFTRDMDQIFPPVSNVDSGAEKTCMQEMNNTSKSRKATAKQKLMDSFGLDSNISVSSEEKEEGTSSASLEEEDQGPGGGGELKAGEEPQITGYTNVGHVEQDLPAETHNYSTGTGGKAEHQSFEIQPKHNSFYAKFCNRWIALIGALSSILIMFVIQWVYALTNITFALLLFFYIGKTSPGLPRGIAAQFSFFTWFKSTLSSICRRKGSPRDEIVVTPSLSGTLGLKTKQLTEENADFASRHRYHQSSFIRADNMVQPPFH, from the exons ATGGCAGGAAAAACC GCTGCAATGGAAACCCTGCCAGCCGGTTGGAcggtgtacacctgtgagcaggAAAGAGCTGAGACAGGCCTGTTGAAGGGAGAATCTGATGACACtaaagcaaacacacatgtTCAAGATCTGTTCCATGAAGATGCAAAG GGTTTTCAGCAGTTGAGTCAGCCGTGGTGGAGGATCAAAGTATTTGTGTGGGAGCCGGTGCTTTTTGGCACCTGGGATGGAGTCTTCACCACCTGCATGATCAACATCTTTGGTGTGGTTCTGTTCCTGCGTACTGGCTACCTGGTG GGGAACACAGGAGTGCTGCTTGGGATGGTTCTCGTCTCCATGGTTGTGTTGGTTGCTTTAGTGACAGTTATGTCGGGAATCGGTGTGTCTGAACACTGTGGTGTTGGGAGTGGAGGAATCTACTCCATGATCTCTACCATCCTAGGGGGAAGGGTCGGGGGCACTGTTGGCCTCCTTTATGTGTTTGGGCAG TGCGTCGCTGGGGCGATGTACATCACAGGGTTCTCCGAGTCGGTGGCAGATCTGCTGGGTCTTCAGACTCAGTGGGCGGTGCGCTGCATGTCAGCAGCAGTGCTGCTAGCCCTGCTTGGAATCAACTTGGCTGGTGTCAAGTGGATTGTCAGACTTCAGCTGCTCCTCCTGGCTGTTCTGGCCATCTCTACCCTGGACTTTGTCATTGGCACATTCACACACCTTGACCCAG AGCATGGTTTCATTGGTTATTCAGCTGGGCTGCTCAGCAGCAACACTATGCCAGATTATACCACTGGAGAAAACTTCTTTACAGTATTTGGGGTTTTCTTCCCTGCTGCTACAG gGGTTATGGCAGGCTTCAACATGAGCTCAGACCTTCAGCGACCTGAGCACAACATCCCCGTGGGAACACTAGCAGCTGTCTTCACCTC GTGGTTCCTGTATCTGGTCTTTGTCTTTCTCCTGGGGGCCATCTGCACCAGAGAAGCTCTACGCTATGACTTCTTGATAGCTGAAAAG GTCTCCTTggtgggtttcctctttctgctggGCCTCTACATCTCCTCCCTGGCTTCCTGCATGGGCGGCCTGTATGGAGCACCCAGGATCCTTCAGTGCATCGCCCAGGAGAGGGTCATTCCCTGTCTGGCCTTTCTGGGAAGAGGG AAAGGCCCAAACAAGACCCCGGTGGCGGCTATCTTTCTGACGAGCCTGGTGACGATGGCCTTCATTTTCATCGGCCAAGTTAACATACTGGCGCCCATCGTCACCATCAACTTCATGCTCACCTACAGCTTTGTCGACTACTCCTACTTCAGCGTGGCCATGATCTCCCACCTTCAGAATAAAGATAAGAGGGACACCGCCTTATTGGGCAAAAGAAACCAGCGCAGGTCCACCAGGCACAGCAGCACGTCACTGATTCAAGCCAATCTTCCAAACTATGGAAGTGATGGTGGGAGTCTGCAGAGTAAAGGCACTCTGCTGGAGTTCACTAGGGACATGGACCAGATATTTCCACCTGTGTCAAATGTGGACTCTGGAGCTGAGAAGACCTGCATGCAAGAGATGAACAACACATCCAAGAGCAGAAAGGCTACTGCTAAGCAGAAGCTAATGGACAGCTTTGGTTTGGACTCGAACATCAGTGTTTCCtcagaagagaaagaagaggggACAAGTTCTGCTTCACTAGAAGAGGAAGACCAGGGGccaggtggaggaggagagctCAAGGCTGGAGAGGAGCCTCAAATCACAGGCTATACAAATGTTGGTCACGTTGAGCAGGATTTGCCTGCTGAGACTCACAATTACAGCACAG GCACTGGAGGTAAAGCAGAACACCAAAGCTTTGAAATCCAACCCAAGCACAATTCCTTCTATGCAAAGTTTTGTAACCGCTGGATCGCTCTCATTGGG GCATTGAGCTCCATATTGATTATGTTTGTTATTCAGTGGGTTTACGCCTTAACAAACATAACATTTGCCTTGCTGCTCTTCTTCTACATCGGGAAAACAAGTCCTGGACTACCAAGAG GAATTGCAGCtcagttcagctttttcacgTGGTTCAAATCGACACTGAGTAGCATTTGCAG GAGAAAAGGATCACCCAGGGATGAGATCGTAGTGACGCCCTCTTTGTCTGGGACTCTGGGGCTGAAAACCAAGCAGCTGACGGAGGAAAACGCTGACTTTGCCTCTCGTCACCGCTATCATCAATCGTCGTTCATCAGGGCCGACAATATGGTCCAACCACCATTTCACTGA
- the slc12a8 gene encoding solute carrier family 12 member 8 isoform X3, whose amino-acid sequence METLPAGWTVYTCEQERAETGLLKGESDDTKANTHVQDLFHEDAKGFQQLSQPWWRIKVFVWEPVLFGTWDGVFTTCMINIFGVVLFLRTGYLVGNTGVLLGMVLVSMVVLVALVTVMSGIGVSEHCGVGSGGIYSMISTILGGRVGGTVGLLYVFGQCVAGAMYITGFSESVADLLGLQTQWAVRCMSAAVLLALLGINLAGVKWIVRLQLLLLAVLAISTLDFVIGTFTHLDPEHGFIGYSAGLLSSNTMPDYTTGENFFTVFGVFFPAATGVMAGFNMSSDLQRPEHNIPVGTLAAVFTSWFLYLVFVFLLGAICTREALRYDFLIAEKVSLVGFLFLLGLYISSLASCMGGLYGAPRILQCIAQERVIPCLAFLGRGKGPNKTPVAAIFLTSLVTMAFIFIGQVNILAPIVTINFMLTYSFVDYSYFSVAMISHLQNKDKRDTALLGKRNQRRSTRHSSTSLIQANLPNYGSDGGSLQSKGTLLEFTRDMDQIFPPVSNVDSGAEKTCMQEMNNTSKSRKATAKQKLMDSFGLDSNISVSSEEKEEGTSSASLEEEDQGPGGGGELKAGEEPQITGYTNVGHVEQDLPAETHNYSTGTGGKAEHQSFEIQPKHNSFYAKFCNRWIALIGALSSILIMFVIQWVYALTNITFALLLFFYIGKTSPGLPRGIAAQFSFFTWFKSTLSSICRRKGSPRDEIVVTPSLSGTLGLKTKQLTEENADFASRHRYHQSSFIRADNMVQPPFH is encoded by the exons ATGGAAACCCTGCCAGCCGGTTGGAcggtgtacacctgtgagcaggAAAGAGCTGAGACAGGCCTGTTGAAGGGAGAATCTGATGACACtaaagcaaacacacatgtTCAAGATCTGTTCCATGAAGATGCAAAG GGTTTTCAGCAGTTGAGTCAGCCGTGGTGGAGGATCAAAGTATTTGTGTGGGAGCCGGTGCTTTTTGGCACCTGGGATGGAGTCTTCACCACCTGCATGATCAACATCTTTGGTGTGGTTCTGTTCCTGCGTACTGGCTACCTGGTG GGGAACACAGGAGTGCTGCTTGGGATGGTTCTCGTCTCCATGGTTGTGTTGGTTGCTTTAGTGACAGTTATGTCGGGAATCGGTGTGTCTGAACACTGTGGTGTTGGGAGTGGAGGAATCTACTCCATGATCTCTACCATCCTAGGGGGAAGGGTCGGGGGCACTGTTGGCCTCCTTTATGTGTTTGGGCAG TGCGTCGCTGGGGCGATGTACATCACAGGGTTCTCCGAGTCGGTGGCAGATCTGCTGGGTCTTCAGACTCAGTGGGCGGTGCGCTGCATGTCAGCAGCAGTGCTGCTAGCCCTGCTTGGAATCAACTTGGCTGGTGTCAAGTGGATTGTCAGACTTCAGCTGCTCCTCCTGGCTGTTCTGGCCATCTCTACCCTGGACTTTGTCATTGGCACATTCACACACCTTGACCCAG AGCATGGTTTCATTGGTTATTCAGCTGGGCTGCTCAGCAGCAACACTATGCCAGATTATACCACTGGAGAAAACTTCTTTACAGTATTTGGGGTTTTCTTCCCTGCTGCTACAG gGGTTATGGCAGGCTTCAACATGAGCTCAGACCTTCAGCGACCTGAGCACAACATCCCCGTGGGAACACTAGCAGCTGTCTTCACCTC GTGGTTCCTGTATCTGGTCTTTGTCTTTCTCCTGGGGGCCATCTGCACCAGAGAAGCTCTACGCTATGACTTCTTGATAGCTGAAAAG GTCTCCTTggtgggtttcctctttctgctggGCCTCTACATCTCCTCCCTGGCTTCCTGCATGGGCGGCCTGTATGGAGCACCCAGGATCCTTCAGTGCATCGCCCAGGAGAGGGTCATTCCCTGTCTGGCCTTTCTGGGAAGAGGG AAAGGCCCAAACAAGACCCCGGTGGCGGCTATCTTTCTGACGAGCCTGGTGACGATGGCCTTCATTTTCATCGGCCAAGTTAACATACTGGCGCCCATCGTCACCATCAACTTCATGCTCACCTACAGCTTTGTCGACTACTCCTACTTCAGCGTGGCCATGATCTCCCACCTTCAGAATAAAGATAAGAGGGACACCGCCTTATTGGGCAAAAGAAACCAGCGCAGGTCCACCAGGCACAGCAGCACGTCACTGATTCAAGCCAATCTTCCAAACTATGGAAGTGATGGTGGGAGTCTGCAGAGTAAAGGCACTCTGCTGGAGTTCACTAGGGACATGGACCAGATATTTCCACCTGTGTCAAATGTGGACTCTGGAGCTGAGAAGACCTGCATGCAAGAGATGAACAACACATCCAAGAGCAGAAAGGCTACTGCTAAGCAGAAGCTAATGGACAGCTTTGGTTTGGACTCGAACATCAGTGTTTCCtcagaagagaaagaagaggggACAAGTTCTGCTTCACTAGAAGAGGAAGACCAGGGGccaggtggaggaggagagctCAAGGCTGGAGAGGAGCCTCAAATCACAGGCTATACAAATGTTGGTCACGTTGAGCAGGATTTGCCTGCTGAGACTCACAATTACAGCACAG GCACTGGAGGTAAAGCAGAACACCAAAGCTTTGAAATCCAACCCAAGCACAATTCCTTCTATGCAAAGTTTTGTAACCGCTGGATCGCTCTCATTGGG GCATTGAGCTCCATATTGATTATGTTTGTTATTCAGTGGGTTTACGCCTTAACAAACATAACATTTGCCTTGCTGCTCTTCTTCTACATCGGGAAAACAAGTCCTGGACTACCAAGAG GAATTGCAGCtcagttcagctttttcacgTGGTTCAAATCGACACTGAGTAGCATTTGCAG GAGAAAAGGATCACCCAGGGATGAGATCGTAGTGACGCCCTCTTTGTCTGGGACTCTGGGGCTGAAAACCAAGCAGCTGACGGAGGAAAACGCTGACTTTGCCTCTCGTCACCGCTATCATCAATCGTCGTTCATCAGGGCCGACAATATGGTCCAACCACCATTTCACTGA